From one Pontibacillus sp. HMF3514 genomic stretch:
- a CDS encoding NUDIX hydrolase, with protein MSYIQHMRSLIGTERLFTVGCGIIVEDEYGRILLQHRSDANIWGIPGGIMEIGESFTDAAVREVYEETGLTIQQPGLFGLYSGESCYVTYPNGDQMYSVQIIFYSKDYVGVLSQNDGESKDHQFFDRSSLPENLNPRQKSFIMDWAEGTTRPILK; from the coding sequence ATGAGTTATATTCAACATATGAGAAGCCTGATTGGTACAGAGAGACTTTTCACAGTAGGGTGCGGCATTATTGTAGAAGATGAGTATGGAAGAATCCTTTTACAACATCGTAGTGATGCGAACATTTGGGGAATTCCAGGTGGCATCATGGAAATCGGCGAATCTTTTACTGATGCTGCAGTGCGAGAGGTTTACGAGGAAACGGGATTAACGATTCAACAACCGGGACTTTTCGGTTTGTACTCCGGCGAAAGCTGCTATGTCACCTACCCTAACGGTGATCAGATGTATAGTGTTCAAATTATTTTTTATAGTAAGGATTACGTTGGCGTTCTGTCTCAAAATGACGGAGAAAGCAAGGACCACCAGTTCTTTGACCGTTCCTCATTACCTGAAAACCTTAATCCTAGGCAAAAAAGTTTTATTATGGATTGGGCTGAAGGAACAACTCGACCTATTTTGAAATAA